From Leptospira congkakensis, one genomic window encodes:
- a CDS encoding MraY family glycosyltransferase, with protein sequence MVSFLTIIIAILAILSLILHSFYVYSRFGVKDVPNERSLHDVVTKKSGGMFFIPIFLLASLGLLFYPNHLLPLPESPSSRIDIYLLLAGVLLFCILGFIDDLYHLSPKLRLFLELSLVAVFLYWVNPEITFFGMFTLPKLALVFGLTVFLVFAVNLVNFMDGMDWYLVTTIFLSYFSLAFIFPNFYSVGNYGYSFYLILFVSMFGFIFYNFPKAKLFMGDSGSLALGFFVLALPLFVGKWMEPKQEVWDVTYYFYLFPYFWLDGIFILIKRFFQKKHLFSAHREHLYQRITETKLGKIGSLAIFFTLNLILVCLHFVFKTYGVPNNFILILLFLFSAISYGILWIFVPRKNLA encoded by the coding sequence ATGGTCTCTTTTTTAACGATTATAATTGCCATTCTCGCGATTCTCAGCCTAATTTTGCATTCATTCTATGTCTATTCCCGTTTCGGGGTCAAAGATGTGCCAAACGAACGAAGTTTGCACGACGTGGTCACAAAAAAGTCAGGGGGGATGTTTTTTATCCCTATCTTTCTCTTAGCAAGTCTAGGCCTCCTTTTTTACCCCAATCATTTACTTCCTCTACCAGAAAGTCCTTCTTCCAGAATTGACATTTATCTTTTGTTAGCTGGCGTTTTACTTTTCTGTATTTTAGGATTTATCGATGATTTGTATCATCTCAGTCCCAAACTTCGATTGTTCTTGGAACTCTCCTTAGTTGCGGTTTTTCTATATTGGGTGAATCCAGAGATTACCTTTTTTGGAATGTTCACTCTTCCTAAACTCGCGTTAGTTTTCGGTCTTACTGTTTTTCTAGTATTTGCAGTAAATCTCGTGAACTTTATGGATGGAATGGATTGGTATTTGGTCACAACCATCTTTTTGTCTTATTTTTCTTTGGCCTTTATTTTCCCCAATTTCTATTCAGTAGGAAACTATGGTTATAGTTTTTATCTGATCTTGTTTGTTTCCATGTTTGGGTTTATATTTTATAATTTTCCAAAAGCAAAACTTTTTATGGGAGACAGTGGATCATTGGCATTAGGTTTTTTTGTTTTGGCATTACCTTTGTTTGTTGGGAAATGGATGGAACCAAAACAAGAAGTTTGGGATGTCACATATTATTTTTATCTATTTCCTTACTTTTGGTTGGATGGAATTTTTATCCTGATCAAACGATTTTTTCAAAAGAAACATTTGTTCTCTGCCCATAGAGAACATCTCTACCAAAGAATCACAGAAACCAAGTTAGGAAAAATTGGGTCTTTAGCTATTTTTTTTACATTAAACCTCATCTTAGTTTGTTTGCATTTTGTATTCAAAACCTATGGTGTTCCCAACAATTTCATTTTGATCCTTCTATTTCTTTTTTCAGCCATTAGTTATGGTATCCTTTGGATTTTTGTACCTAGAAAAAACCTTGCATAA
- a CDS encoding adenylate/guanylate cyclase domain-containing protein, which produces MESYPLIYFVKPEGTISDWEYFWHQIPYGAPGILTFFVGVFLSYFAFQKFRKSDVDNKIFHLNLTVAFISFGSVGLVLTTRAWIQDVHTLVFWNDLLYFLVAPLAPTAFYLAYHMTGKQSKLLLYYSYLCWFASLVLYFGVLIGKGFETTVFEFTFGKYPRGSSFVRPWGILAPLGYFFLILPSFIKHYQYIRKHYHLTLFHGVNLLFLLTTMNAPSILGFKVYPGGFFLFIPMLLVAYGVFRSDFFDVNELLFQKNGMFYFLFALLSFVLIFISFGVSFGLSPDAYESAKWYPWGIPPVISVFGAVFLSIIVAGANPSARINQLCAFALILTGFYVIQSVPLKLNISYVVQLRISQMTFVAFAFAPSIMVRLVFEAIGKKSPSWIQGIDFLCVSAAVLAPSPYLFVGYFDYPWSRVHHGGPAELLVGMNGAIALVLVLITFLRNKGYINFASKWIIGSFLLSAVLLLAGLLPSHGFPIYPLADFQFIPAFLLGYAVLRHGALSLEGRTIQLSQRLANLGLITMGIAAILYFPLIREQYGVGESAFHLTMIVLPLVLFNYLVVYIMSRPLAEELDISYFLLDLEKQKADEEREKALIAQDKAEEAREESEKLLLNILPYKVAQELKQKGSVTPSRIENVTVLFTDFKGFTKVAEGMDEQSLIEELDACFTQFDEIILRNNLEKLKTIGDSYMCAGGLPVENRTSAIDACLAALEVQSFMNQLKEIKTALNLPFWELRLGLHTGPVVAGVVGRFKFAYDIWGDTVNTASRMESGGETGKINVSKETYELVKYFFVTEYRGKIYGKNKGELDMYFVHRLRPRYSQDPDGKAPNQYFREVYSRITQGANIRWKNGT; this is translated from the coding sequence ATGGAATCATACCCTCTCATTTATTTTGTAAAACCTGAAGGAACCATATCGGATTGGGAATATTTTTGGCATCAGATTCCTTATGGAGCACCAGGAATCCTTACTTTTTTTGTGGGAGTATTTTTAAGTTATTTTGCATTTCAAAAGTTTCGTAAATCGGATGTTGATAACAAAATATTCCACCTCAATTTGACAGTTGCTTTTATCAGTTTTGGTTCTGTAGGTCTTGTGTTAACAACGAGAGCTTGGATTCAAGATGTACATACATTGGTTTTTTGGAATGATTTATTATACTTTCTTGTCGCACCATTAGCCCCAACTGCTTTTTATTTGGCCTACCATATGACAGGCAAACAAAGTAAGTTGTTATTGTATTATTCTTATCTTTGTTGGTTTGCAAGTTTAGTATTGTACTTTGGTGTGTTGATTGGGAAGGGCTTTGAAACTACTGTTTTTGAATTCACTTTCGGAAAGTATCCTAGGGGAAGTTCTTTTGTTCGTCCATGGGGGATTTTGGCCCCGCTTGGGTATTTCTTTTTAATTTTACCGTCCTTTATCAAACATTACCAATACATTCGTAAACATTATCATCTAACACTATTCCATGGAGTGAATTTGCTTTTTTTACTCACAACCATGAATGCGCCCAGTATCCTTGGGTTCAAAGTGTATCCAGGTGGATTCTTTTTATTCATTCCTATGTTGCTTGTCGCCTATGGGGTGTTTCGTTCTGACTTTTTTGATGTGAACGAACTTCTATTCCAAAAGAATGGAATGTTTTACTTTCTATTTGCACTTTTATCCTTTGTATTGATTTTTATTTCTTTTGGTGTTTCCTTTGGGCTTTCCCCCGATGCTTATGAATCAGCAAAATGGTACCCTTGGGGAATCCCGCCCGTAATATCAGTGTTTGGTGCGGTTTTCCTTTCTATTATTGTTGCCGGTGCCAATCCATCCGCAAGAATCAACCAACTTTGTGCCTTCGCACTCATCCTCACTGGGTTTTATGTCATCCAATCTGTTCCTTTAAAATTAAATATATCTTACGTCGTACAACTTCGTATTTCACAAATGACTTTTGTGGCTTTTGCATTTGCTCCGAGTATCATGGTGCGTTTGGTATTCGAAGCCATTGGTAAAAAATCTCCTTCTTGGATTCAAGGAATTGATTTTCTTTGTGTGAGTGCTGCTGTGCTTGCACCTTCACCATATTTGTTTGTCGGTTATTTTGATTATCCATGGTCAAGAGTCCACCACGGGGGTCCGGCTGAATTACTTGTCGGAATGAACGGTGCCATTGCTCTCGTTTTAGTACTCATTACTTTTTTAAGAAACAAAGGTTATATCAATTTTGCATCTAAATGGATCATTGGGTCTTTTTTGTTATCCGCTGTTTTGTTGTTAGCGGGCCTATTGCCAAGTCATGGATTCCCCATTTATCCTTTGGCAGACTTCCAATTCATTCCCGCATTTTTACTCGGTTATGCGGTACTCCGGCATGGTGCTTTGTCATTGGAAGGAAGAACCATCCAACTCAGCCAAAGGTTAGCCAACTTAGGCCTGATCACTATGGGTATTGCTGCCATACTATATTTCCCTCTCATTCGTGAACAATACGGAGTGGGGGAATCGGCATTTCATTTAACAATGATTGTTTTGCCGCTCGTTTTGTTTAATTACCTTGTGGTTTATATCATGTCTCGTCCTTTGGCAGAAGAATTGGATATCAGTTATTTTCTATTGGATTTGGAAAAACAAAAGGCTGATGAAGAAAGAGAAAAGGCTCTCATTGCACAAGACAAAGCAGAAGAGGCAAGAGAAGAATCAGAAAAGTTATTACTCAATATTTTGCCTTATAAAGTAGCCCAAGAATTGAAACAAAAAGGAAGTGTCACACCTTCACGGATCGAAAACGTCACTGTTCTTTTTACTGACTTCAAAGGGTTTACTAAAGTTGCTGAGGGTATGGATGAACAAAGTTTAATCGAAGAGTTGGATGCTTGTTTCACTCAGTTCGATGAAATTATCCTCAGAAACAATTTAGAAAAACTAAAAACCATCGGGGATAGTTATATGTGCGCTGGTGGTCTTCCTGTAGAAAATAGAACCAGTGCCATTGACGCTTGTTTGGCGGCATTAGAAGTCCAAAGTTTTATGAACCAATTGAAGGAAATCAAAACGGCCCTTAACTTACCATTTTGGGAACTTAGGCTTGGTCTTCATACTGGTCCCGTGGTTGCGGGAGTGGTGGGACGATTTAAGTTTGCTTATGACATTTGGGGTGATACAGTCAATACAGCTTCTCGAATGGAATCCGGTGGTGAAACAGGAAAAATCAATGTTTCCAAAGAAACTTATGAGTTAGTAAAATATTTTTTTGTTACGGAATACCGAGGAAAAATTTACGGAAAAAATAAAGGTGAGTTGGATATGTATTTTGTCCATCGCCTAAGGCCTCGTTATTCGCAAGATCCAGATGGCAAGGCACCTAACCAGTATTTCCGGGAAGTGTATTCCCGGATCACACAGGGTGCCAATATCCGTTGGAAGAACGGAACTTAA
- a CDS encoding DUF368 domain-containing protein → MPLSKKEILFCLLNGFLIGIANLIPGVSGGTFALILGLYDRLITAITSLNLDTIKVSLALVFGFWKEDVRKRFAEEMKRIDFWFLVFLGIGLLLSVISGAKLIQFLLQNHPQATLALFIGLIFPSLAVPYKLIEKHSLFVWSFLIPGILLTIIPSFFMGDTTGSENPLIAFLTGAIAISAMILPGISGSYIMLVLGEYQIVIGKLSTILEPSSIVFLGAFAIGCLLGLLIFTHFVKWLFVKYKSHTMTFLLGLILGSFFILWPFKDYANGQAIVGRSGEVKRDIQIATAKNVLPKDFAETQIPLAALILGLVLGFGLNKLESLQEKK, encoded by the coding sequence ATGCCTCTATCGAAAAAAGAAATTCTATTCTGCCTTCTCAATGGCTTTCTCATCGGGATTGCCAACCTTATCCCCGGTGTTTCCGGAGGGACTTTTGCACTCATCCTCGGGTTATATGACAGGCTCATTACTGCCATCACTTCTCTAAACCTAGATACAATCAAAGTTTCACTCGCATTAGTGTTTGGATTCTGGAAAGAAGATGTAAGAAAACGTTTTGCGGAAGAAATGAAACGAATCGATTTTTGGTTCCTTGTGTTCCTAGGAATTGGTCTTTTACTTTCTGTGATTTCTGGTGCTAAACTCATTCAGTTTTTACTCCAAAACCATCCACAAGCAACTCTTGCACTTTTTATCGGACTTATTTTTCCATCTTTAGCAGTTCCTTACAAACTCATTGAAAAACATAGCCTCTTTGTTTGGTCATTTTTAATTCCTGGAATCCTTCTTACCATTATCCCTAGTTTTTTTATGGGTGACACTACTGGTTCCGAAAATCCACTCATCGCTTTTCTCACAGGTGCCATTGCAATCTCTGCGATGATTTTACCAGGAATTTCTGGTTCTTATATCATGCTTGTGTTAGGTGAATATCAAATTGTGATTGGAAAGCTTTCTACCATCCTCGAACCAAGTTCGATTGTTTTCCTCGGAGCATTTGCCATTGGATGTTTACTCGGACTTCTTATTTTTACTCATTTTGTAAAATGGTTATTTGTAAAATATAAGTCGCATACAATGACATTTTTACTTGGTCTCATCCTCGGATCATTTTTTATCCTTTGGCCTTTCAAAGATTATGCAAATGGTCAGGCAATTGTAGGTAGATCGGGAGAAGTGAAGCGAGACATTCAAATTGCAACAGCAAAGAATGTTTTACCAAAAGATTTTGCCGAAACACAGATCCCACTCGCAGCATTAATTCTCGGTCTTGTGCTTGGGTTTGGTTTGAACAAATTGGAATCGTTACAAGAAAAGAAATAG
- the dapA gene encoding 4-hydroxy-tetrahydrodipicolinate synthase — protein MFQGVYTAVITPFRQGKIDYDSYFKILENQIRSGVAGVVPCGTTGESPTLSYEEHKELIQKTVQVVAGKIQVIAGTGANSTKEAIELTESACADGVDGILTVNPYYNKPTQEGMFRHFTEIANVSSKPVMLYNIPGRTNVNLLPETVARLSAHPKIAAIKEATGDLGQMAKVIAATPSDFDLLSGDDNLTLPVLSIGGRGVVSVVSNLFPRACVDMVSLYLRGDLEASKKIYYKLLPVFINAFIETNPIPIKAAMSWFGYCENELRLPMTSLSEGSPADAFKKTVFQLKEEGIV, from the coding sequence ATGTTTCAGGGCGTTTATACCGCGGTCATCACCCCCTTCCGCCAGGGGAAAATCGATTATGATAGTTATTTTAAAATCCTAGAAAACCAGATCCGCTCCGGCGTGGCGGGTGTGGTTCCTTGTGGGACAACCGGGGAGTCTCCCACCCTTTCTTACGAGGAACATAAAGAACTCATCCAAAAGACGGTTCAGGTGGTCGCAGGGAAGATTCAGGTCATTGCAGGCACTGGTGCCAATTCTACTAAAGAAGCCATTGAACTCACGGAATCGGCTTGTGCGGACGGGGTGGATGGAATTCTCACTGTGAATCCTTATTACAACAAACCCACACAAGAAGGGATGTTTCGTCATTTCACAGAGATTGCCAATGTATCTTCCAAACCGGTAATGTTGTACAACATTCCAGGAAGAACCAATGTGAATTTACTTCCTGAGACAGTAGCAAGGCTTTCGGCCCATCCAAAAATTGCGGCCATCAAAGAAGCAACGGGTGATTTGGGACAAATGGCAAAGGTCATTGCCGCGACACCGTCTGACTTTGATTTGTTGTCTGGTGATGATAACCTAACTTTGCCAGTTTTATCCATTGGTGGAAGGGGAGTTGTTTCTGTAGTCTCCAATCTTTTCCCACGCGCTTGTGTGGATATGGTTTCCTTGTATTTACGCGGCGACCTAGAAGCATCCAAAAAGATTTATTACAAACTCCTTCCTGTGTTTATCAATGCCTTTATTGAAACCAATCCCATTCCTATTAAAGCAGCTATGAGTTGGTTTGGGTATTGTGAAAATGAACTTCGTCTTCCGATGACTTCTTTGTCAGAAGGTTCTCCTGCGGATGCTTTCAAAAAAACTGTATTCCAACTCAAAGAGGAAGGCATTGTCTAA
- a CDS encoding alpha/beta fold hydrolase: MTHFLFFCAMSDMVDLNFPKKNATEWLAAGKFFEYKKFQIFFIQEGRGQNLILLHGFPTSSWDYSKIFNGLSRYFNTIAIDFLGFGYSSKPKKHTYTLIEQTDIIENYIEKNALRRVKFVFHDYAVSVGQEILARHLERADRKYEIDGAVFLNGGLFPHLHRPTFKQKLLATPILGAILSRFYDEKKFGVAFAQVFGKNTKPSDKEISVLWKLITYPNKVLIPHKLLKYIKERRLHGERWKNALLQTEVPLLFINGGEDPVSGRHLAEEIEKLPIKNKKVIRWETIGHYPQWENPEESFKEIYEFLK; the protein is encoded by the coding sequence TTGACTCACTTCCTCTTTTTTTGTGCTATGTCGGATATGGTGGATCTAAACTTTCCAAAAAAGAACGCAACCGAATGGTTGGCAGCTGGCAAATTCTTCGAATATAAAAAATTTCAAATTTTCTTCATCCAAGAAGGAAGAGGACAAAATTTAATTTTGCTTCACGGATTCCCTACTTCCTCTTGGGACTATTCTAAAATTTTTAATGGTCTTTCACGTTACTTCAATACAATCGCCATTGATTTTTTAGGATTTGGATATTCTTCCAAACCAAAAAAACATACATACACACTGATCGAACAAACAGATATCATAGAAAACTATATCGAAAAAAATGCACTACGTAGGGTTAAATTTGTTTTTCACGATTATGCAGTGAGTGTGGGCCAAGAAATTTTAGCCCGACATTTGGAACGCGCAGATCGTAAGTATGAAATTGATGGTGCCGTTTTTCTGAATGGAGGACTTTTTCCGCATCTCCATAGGCCAACATTCAAACAAAAACTTCTCGCCACACCAATCTTAGGTGCTATTCTTTCAAGGTTTTATGATGAAAAAAAGTTTGGAGTGGCTTTTGCTCAAGTATTTGGAAAAAATACAAAACCGAGTGACAAAGAAATATCTGTTCTTTGGAAACTCATCACATATCCCAATAAAGTTTTAATTCCTCACAAGTTATTAAAATACATCAAAGAAAGAAGATTACATGGCGAACGTTGGAAAAATGCACTCCTCCAAACAGAAGTTCCCCTTCTTTTTATTAACGGCGGAGAGGATCCAGTAAGTGGTCGTCACCTAGCAGAAGAAATCGAAAAACTTCCGATAAAAAACAAAAAAGTAATTCGTTGGGAAACAATTGGACATTATCCGCAATGGGAAAATCCAGAAGAAAGTTTTAAAGAAATCTATGAGTTTCTAAAATAA
- a CDS encoding sodium:proton antiporter has protein sequence MLKKLLTMIVFLVCLSVTTAGLFAEDPTQVQAQTTTQEETGHSSHGESVHQELPYWSVLPFVAILLSIAILPVASHKTSHWWEDNNNKLILAVGLGAISFVVLLVYGYSHNIVHTVFFDYIPFIILLGSLFYISGGIVIKGDIHATPLNNTLFLLIGAGLASFIGTTGASMLLIRPLLKTNSERKHVVHTVVFFIFLVSNIGGSLTPLGDPPLFLGYLKGVPFTWTFKLLPEMLFATVILLVVYFVWDTLAYKKETKKDLKKDDKLAAPFSIGGQVNFIWLLGVILAVAFLNSNYIPQINETPTLGFIREAVLLVLIGLSKFTSKEENRKFNNFTLHPIQEVAYLFIGIFITMIPALVLLEAHGKELGITQNWQFFWATGAFSSVLDNAPTYLTFGSLASGLLTPAGSAPLTLGQFIGNVQAEEILKAISVGAVFMGANTYIGNAPNFMVKSVAEENKVKMPSFGGYLAYSMGILIPVFILITFVFFV, from the coding sequence ATGTTGAAGAAGCTTCTCACAATGATAGTATTCCTGGTTTGTTTGTCTGTGACAACGGCAGGTTTATTTGCGGAAGATCCAACTCAGGTTCAGGCGCAGACAACCACTCAGGAAGAAACAGGACATTCGTCTCACGGCGAATCAGTACATCAGGAACTACCGTATTGGTCGGTTTTACCTTTTGTTGCCATTTTACTTTCCATCGCAATCTTACCGGTTGCTTCTCACAAAACTTCTCATTGGTGGGAAGACAATAATAACAAATTGATCCTTGCTGTGGGACTTGGAGCCATTTCTTTTGTGGTTCTACTCGTTTATGGTTACAGCCATAATATCGTTCACACAGTTTTCTTCGATTATATTCCTTTCATCATTTTACTCGGATCTTTGTTTTATATTTCCGGTGGAATTGTAATCAAAGGAGACATCCATGCAACTCCACTCAACAACACATTATTCTTGTTAATTGGTGCGGGTCTTGCTTCCTTTATTGGAACTACTGGGGCATCCATGTTACTCATTCGTCCTTTGTTAAAAACAAATAGCGAAAGAAAACATGTGGTTCATACAGTTGTATTTTTTATCTTCCTTGTTTCGAACATTGGTGGGTCTTTAACACCTCTCGGTGATCCTCCACTTTTCCTCGGATATTTGAAAGGAGTTCCTTTCACTTGGACATTCAAACTATTACCTGAGATGTTGTTTGCTACTGTGATCTTACTTGTTGTTTATTTTGTTTGGGATACACTCGCTTACAAAAAAGAAACCAAAAAAGATCTTAAAAAAGACGATAAACTCGCGGCTCCTTTTTCCATTGGTGGTCAAGTGAACTTCATTTGGTTACTAGGTGTGATTTTGGCAGTTGCTTTTTTAAACAGTAACTACATCCCACAAATCAATGAAACTCCTACTCTTGGATTTATCCGTGAAGCCGTTTTACTGGTTCTCATTGGTCTTTCTAAGTTTACTTCCAAAGAAGAAAATCGTAAGTTCAATAACTTTACCCTTCACCCGATCCAAGAAGTGGCTTACCTTTTCATCGGTATTTTCATAACGATGATTCCGGCTCTTGTACTTCTCGAAGCACATGGTAAGGAACTTGGAATCACTCAAAACTGGCAATTTTTCTGGGCAACAGGAGCTTTCTCTTCAGTCTTAGACAATGCTCCGACTTACCTCACCTTTGGTTCGTTAGCTTCTGGTCTCCTCACTCCAGCGGGTTCAGCTCCTCTCACTCTCGGCCAGTTCATTGGAAATGTCCAAGCGGAAGAAATTCTAAAAGCCATTTCTGTGGGTGCGGTGTTTATGGGTGCGAATACCTATATCGGTAACGCTCCTAACTTTATGGTGAAATCCGTGGCTGAAGAAAACAAAGTAAAGATGCCATCCTTTGGTGGATACCTAGCATACTCTATGGGAATCTTAATTCCTGTGTTTATCCTAATTACTTTTGTGTTTTTCGTTTAA
- the dapB gene encoding 4-hydroxy-tetrahydrodipicolinate reductase, with protein sequence MLSKKLYSNSKRKALSKIKVGVIGAGGRMGKAIIQVLSLSKKSELSAAVVREGAVYAGFDSGNHAGIKETGILLSTDLQKACESSDVLIDFSTHTGFESILNSALSNKKPLVIGTTGLTDSDKALIQSAATSIPIVFSPNMSVGVNLLFKLTEIAAKVLDEDFDVEVLDIHHRHKKDAPSGTAMYLKEVLLNATKRSEENVIYGRHGMYSERDQKEIAMHTMRAGEVVGEHTVYFLSPEERIEITHKAQDRKTFATGAVKAAEFLHGKSKGLYNMFDVLGI encoded by the coding sequence ATGCTTTCAAAAAAACTGTATTCCAACTCAAAGAGGAAGGCATTGTCTAAAATCAAAGTTGGTGTTATCGGTGCAGGGGGAAGGATGGGAAAGGCCATCATCCAAGTCCTTTCCCTTTCCAAAAAATCAGAGTTAAGCGCTGCTGTCGTGAGAGAAGGTGCGGTTTATGCAGGATTTGATTCGGGAAACCATGCTGGTATCAAAGAAACTGGGATTTTACTTTCCACCGACTTACAAAAAGCATGTGAGTCTTCTGACGTCCTGATTGATTTTAGCACCCATACTGGATTTGAATCCATTTTAAATTCTGCATTATCAAACAAAAAACCATTGGTGATTGGGACAACAGGTCTTACTGATTCCGATAAGGCACTCATCCAATCGGCAGCAACATCGATCCCCATTGTTTTTTCACCAAACATGTCGGTTGGTGTAAATCTCTTATTTAAATTAACAGAAATCGCTGCTAAAGTGTTAGATGAAGATTTTGATGTAGAAGTTTTAGACATCCACCATCGTCATAAAAAAGATGCTCCTTCTGGAACGGCCATGTATCTAAAAGAAGTTCTTTTAAATGCAACCAAACGTTCGGAAGAAAATGTCATTTATGGTCGTCACGGAATGTATTCAGAAAGAGACCAAAAAGAAATCGCCATGCATACGATGCGTGCCGGTGAAGTGGTTGGCGAACACACCGTATATTTTTTAAGTCCAGAAGAACGAATTGAAATCACACACAAGGCTCAAGATCGCAAAACCTTTGCCACTGGTGCTGTAAAAGCCGCTGAGTTTTTACACGGAAAATCCAAAGGCCTTTATAATATGTTTGATGTGTTAGGAATATAA
- the cdaA gene encoding diadenylate cyclase CdaA — protein sequence MDFFRGLYIIPWSKNYISISLDVLIVAFLIYKTYTTLRRTRGIQLLLGVGIIWISGSLAEFLGFELLEWILTNIRPALVFAIIVLLQPELRRLTGDLARIRLLRLFFLKPTFDLDPIVEAVRMMSQEKTGSIIVLVKDISLKDISENAVPMDAQVTSEVLQTIFFKNSPLHDGAVIIEQNRIVCAASYLPMSSSVEIATLGARHRSALGLSEETDAIIIVTSEETGDITICYEGEMLHPVKPLELKALVSSLMTGTRRSKDDSLRKPKEKDTGVSI from the coding sequence TTGGATTTTTTTCGAGGATTATACATCATCCCATGGAGTAAAAACTATATCTCCATATCTTTAGATGTTTTAATCGTCGCATTTTTAATTTATAAAACTTACACAACACTTCGTCGAACACGGGGAATCCAACTTTTACTCGGTGTGGGTATCATTTGGATTTCAGGAAGTCTTGCGGAATTTTTAGGGTTTGAACTTCTCGAATGGATTCTCACAAACATCAGGCCAGCTTTAGTTTTTGCGATCATAGTCCTTTTACAACCGGAACTTCGTAGGTTGACGGGAGATTTGGCAAGGATTCGACTTCTTCGGTTGTTTTTTCTCAAACCAACTTTTGACTTAGATCCTATAGTCGAAGCAGTTCGGATGATGTCTCAAGAAAAAACTGGATCCATCATCGTACTTGTAAAAGACATTAGTTTAAAAGATATCTCCGAAAACGCTGTGCCAATGGATGCGCAGGTTACGTCCGAAGTTTTACAAACTATCTTTTTTAAAAACTCACCTCTCCATGACGGAGCTGTCATCATCGAACAAAATCGAATTGTTTGTGCTGCTTCTTATTTGCCTATGAGTAGTTCGGTGGAAATTGCAACACTTGGTGCAAGGCATAGATCTGCTTTGGGACTTTCCGAAGAAACAGATGCCATCATCATAGTTACCTCTGAAGAAACAGGAGACATTACCATTTGTTATGAAGGGGAAATGTTACATCCTGTAAAACCTCTGGAACTCAAAGCCCTTGTGAGTAGTCTAATGACTGGAACTCGTAGATCCAAGGATGATTCTCTTCGCAAACCGAAAGAGAAGGATACGGGAGTCAGTATATGA
- a CDS encoding CdaR family protein, producing the protein MISKLLGKVGRNWKAKLVSLIIASIFYVNLQNSKVLIKTINVPVDYPKLSGNLNYSKNPEKTIPVRVEGLKDVVNYYSQFMKAVIDPEDVQLGVTEVPIKKIVGVPSGVKVTKLKKTVPVEIESRGLKVVPLEVVFEGAPPANFEKLTQIVSPQKITLSGKPQDIEKITKVILPEISLVDKKEPFAKTVRIPDLPKGVNVLGSRDVTVNVNIIPLSYKTGEQTAAGIPIVCSGSDARLDAELSEEQVAIRYFSLKPIRSAQILTGITAQVPCNYIFDPIKNKIIPELQPQVAKVRIIKNKDLKGIEILQISPEKIEIRYKVKEQNPEADPTDDGTGMEGPGTVPSDRT; encoded by the coding sequence ATGATTTCAAAACTTTTAGGTAAAGTTGGTAGAAACTGGAAAGCAAAGTTAGTTTCTTTAATCATTGCTAGTATTTTTTATGTAAATCTCCAAAACTCTAAAGTTTTAATCAAAACCATCAACGTTCCTGTCGATTATCCAAAGTTATCTGGTAATCTAAACTATTCCAAAAATCCGGAAAAAACAATTCCAGTTCGTGTAGAAGGTTTGAAGGATGTTGTGAATTATTATTCGCAGTTTATGAAAGCGGTGATTGATCCAGAGGATGTACAACTCGGAGTCACAGAAGTTCCGATTAAAAAAATCGTTGGTGTTCCGAGTGGGGTTAAGGTTACCAAACTGAAAAAAACCGTTCCTGTGGAAATTGAATCTCGTGGATTAAAAGTTGTTCCTTTGGAAGTTGTTTTTGAAGGAGCCCCTCCAGCTAACTTTGAAAAGTTGACTCAAATTGTGAGTCCTCAAAAAATTACTCTCAGTGGAAAACCGCAAGATATAGAAAAAATCACCAAGGTCATTTTGCCGGAAATCTCACTTGTAGATAAAAAGGAACCGTTTGCAAAAACGGTTCGTATTCCAGATCTTCCCAAAGGTGTGAATGTTCTAGGCTCTCGGGATGTCACTGTGAATGTAAATATCATTCCACTTTCGTATAAAACTGGGGAACAAACGGCTGCAGGAATTCCTATTGTTTGTTCGGGCTCAGATGCTAGGTTAGATGCGGAACTTTCGGAAGAACAAGTTGCCATTCGTTATTTTTCTCTCAAACCAATTCGGTCTGCGCAGATTCTTACCGGAATCACTGCGCAAGTTCCATGTAACTATATCTTTGATCCTATTAAAAATAAAATCATTCCCGAATTACAGCCGCAAGTTGCTAAGGTTCGAATCATTAAAAACAAAGATCTAAAAGGAATTGAAATTTTACAAATCAGTCCTGAAAAAATCGAAATCCGTTACAAAGTAAAGGAACAAAATCCTGAAGCAGATCCTACGGATGATGGAACAGGGATGGAAGGCCCAGGTACTGTCCCTTCCGATCGAACTTAA